A genomic stretch from Pieris napi chromosome 18, ilPieNapi1.2, whole genome shotgun sequence includes:
- the LOC125058428 gene encoding hepatitis A virus cellular receptor 1-like, which translates to MMASPAELASTTKSPTDIPVAVDVDATGESPTGFPFSLRGEAETPLRSWHTLRRGASSSSTGDVCLLFRAPSVSGSRGNKSRGGVRIRDLRGANPCSRPCRSNSSSSRSFDAIMASKALLSITRPFYVVLLRMTLPSTLPSTLPTTIPSTLPSTLPTTIPSTLPSTLPSTLPTTLPTTLPTTLPTTLPTTLRMTLPSTLPSTLPSTLPSTLPSTLPTTIPSTLPSTLPSTLPSTLPSTLPSTLPTTLPTTLPTTLPTTLPTTLPLTLPLYQRMTLPSTLPSTLPSTLPSTLPSTLPTTLPTTLPTTLPTTLPATLPLTLPLYQSQTQTPICFVPFQHAPPTRR; encoded by the exons ATGATGGCTTCGCCAGCCGAGTTAGCCTCCACGACGAAATCCCCCACTGATATTCCCGTCGCGGTTGACGTTGACGCTACCGGCGAGTCCCCAACCGGTTTTCCCTTCTCGCTGCGTGGAGAGGCTGAAACTCCGCTGCGCTCCTGGCACACCCTCCGACGGGGTGCCTCCTCCAGCTCTACCGGAGACGTCTGTTTGCTCTTTCGCGCCCCCTCGGTTTCCGGTAGCCGCGGAAACAAATCGCGTGGCGGGGTCCGCATCAGGGACCTACGAGGTGCAAACCCCTGCTCTCGCCCCTGCCGCTCTAACTCGTCAAGCTCGCGCTCCTTTGACGCCATAATGGCGTCAAAGGCACTTTTGTCCATAACTCGCCCCTTCTATGTTGTACTATTACGGATGACTCTACCGTCGACTCTACCGTCGACTCTACCTACGACTATACCGTCGACTCTACCGTCGACTCTACCTACGACTATACCGTCGACTCTACCGTCGACTCTACCGTCGACTCTACCTACGACTCTACCTACGACTCTACCTACGACTCTACCAACGACTCTACCAACGAC ATTACGGATGACTCTACCGTCGACTCTACCGTCGACTCTACCGTCGACTCTACCGTCGACTCTACCGTCGACTCTACCTACGACTATACCGTCGACTCTACCGTCGACTCTACCGTCGACTCTACCGTCGACTCTACCATCGACTCTACCATCGACTCTACCTACGACTCTACCTACGACTCTACCTACGACTCTACCAACGACTCTACCAACGACTCTACCCTTGAccctaccactctacca ACGGATGACTCTACCGTCGACTCTACCGTCGACTCTACCGTCGACTCTACCGTCGACTCTACCGTCGACTCTACCTACGACTCTACCTACGACTCTACCTACGACTCTACCAACGACTCTACCAGCGACTCTACCTTTGAccctaccactctaccagagtCAGACCCAAACGCCTATATGTTTTGTCCCGTTCCAACACGCACCGCCCACACGTCGCTGA